Proteins from a genomic interval of Thunnus thynnus chromosome 5, fThuThy2.1, whole genome shotgun sequence:
- the c5h15orf40 gene encoding UPF0235 protein C15orf40 homolog produces the protein MFSRSGLITTGVFIKSLKSCQPLGVVTVHRFPDFCCGRLTVLSRSRLHPPLPPPPGAPRVRRYSKNNQMPQKAKAAKKQPAAAQAEASGPVTRDKSGAVTITVHAKPGSKHSGITEVSAEAVGVAIAAPPTDGEANTELIRYLAEVLGLKKSHISLDKGSRSRDKLIRVDSSLSPEEVLQRLREAAG, from the exons ATGTTTTCCCGGTCAGGTTTAATTACAACTGGTGTTTTTATAAAGTCACTGAAGTCTTGTCAGCCGTTGGGAGTTGTAACGGTACACCGTTTCCCTGACTTCTGCTGCGGTCGGTTAACCGTCTTATCCCGGAGCAGactccatcctcctcttcctcctccgccCGGTGCTCCCCGGGTCAGACGTTACTCCAAAAACAATCAAATGCCCCAAAAAGCGAAAGCG GCGAAGAAGCAGCCGGCTGCAGCTCAGGCAGAAGCTTCTGGTCCGGTGACTCGAGACAAAAGCGGCGCCGTTACCATCACGGTGCACGCGAAGCCTGGCTCCAAACACAGCGGCATCACAG AAGTTTCTGCAGAGGCGGTGGGAGTCGCCAtcgcagcgcctcctacagaCGGGGAGGCCAACACTGAGCTTATTCGTTACCTGGCTGAAGTTCTGGGCTTGAAGAAAAGTCACATATCTCTGGACAAG GGCTCCAGGTCCAGAGACAAACTCATCAGAGTGGACTCCTCTCTCAGCCCGGAGGAGGTGCTGCAGAGGCTCAGAGAGGCTGCAGGCTGA